GCCTTTTCCTATGATCTTGCGTCGGTAGAATGTTTAATGGTTTATTTTGGTAATCGCTACGAAGTGTCGAAAGTGAGTTATCAGGTGATGAAGCAATTAGGTGTTAGCTTTCGAGGAGATGGCAACTGGATAATAGCAGAGTCTAATCAAATTGGATTTGACGGGAAGGTACCTACAAGTAAAGAAATTGAAGTAATGCAACAAGTTATGCGGGGCTATTTAAATTTATCAAAAAAAATTGAACAAGGTATATTTAATTTTAACTCTTCACTTCATTCAAAAAAATGGTTACATACTAAAATGAATTTAGCAACAGGCAAAAGTTTTGAAAGTTTAGAAAATTTTCAATATCCTAAGGCTTCCGTCGTTAAAATGCCAACACCTTTAAGTGATTTGGAGAAATATGAACTAAATAAAATAAGTAACCATCCTAAAATAAATCACGAATTAGAAATAACTTATTTTTATACAAGTACCTCAGAAAATGGTCAGTATTTTCCGATGTTAGCTGTTGCAGAACGTCATTCAAGCTTAATAGTAGCCATGGAGATGTTTAATGATGTCGAAGTAGTTATAGGTAA
This is a stretch of genomic DNA from Vagococcus zengguangii. It encodes these proteins:
- a CDS encoding DUF7309 domain-containing protein produces the protein MVDKEKWLEMYKIAKKLKNTQHLDIFNNKYVVFNFDDKQQPIVARIGISKGTLVGVSIFPTIKSQLFLKDMHHGTSKVVDAFSYDLASVECLMVYFGNRYEVSKVSYQVMKQLGVSFRGDGNWIIAESNQIGFDGKVPTSKEIEVMQQVMRGYLNLSKKIEQGIFNFNSSLHSKKWLHTKMNLATGKSFESLENFQYPKASVVKMPTPLSDLEKYELNKISNHPKINHELEITYFYTSTSENGQYFPMLAVAERHSSLIVAMEMFNDVEVVIGNLKCLLYNYVVDFGKPKKIYLRLEVLKEALWALCHELNIKIEMTNNLPTLEIALIEIGDYLLDSEELPEAFDDDTDSDYWF